A genomic window from Algoriphagus sp. Y33 includes:
- a CDS encoding OmpH family outer membrane protein yields the protein MLSKTLIAVALLLALGSCTGKKTGFVDLFKLVEGFELQKEYTGEARREMEREKSMIDSIIYTEKLRSPATYETAQQDLYNALYRKTEERNKEIEKMIWKRLNPYIVEYGKEKGYAYIYGANGTGNVLYADESEDITEELIEYVNKRYHDKK from the coding sequence ATGTTAAGTAAAACACTGATAGCTGTCGCGCTCTTATTGGCCCTGGGCTCCTGCACCGGCAAGAAAACGGGGTTCGTGGACCTGTTCAAACTCGTTGAGGGTTTCGAACTGCAAAAGGAATACACAGGTGAGGCCCGGCGCGAAATGGAAAGGGAAAAATCCATGATCGACAGCATTATCTATACCGAGAAACTGCGCAGCCCGGCAACCTATGAGACCGCGCAGCAGGACCTCTATAACGCCCTGTACCGCAAAACCGAAGAGCGGAACAAGGAAATAGAAAAGATGATCTGGAAAAGGCTGAACCCCTATATCGTCGAATACGGCAAGGAAAAAGGCTATGCCTATATCTACGGTGCGAACGGTACGGGCAATGTCCTGTACGCCGACGAAAGCGAAGATATCACAGAAGAACTCATTGAATATGTCAACAAACGCTACCATGATAAAAAATAA